The nucleotide window GAGGATGGAAGCAAAAACCAGGTCCAGCATTTTTTTCAACAACCGGATAAAAGGTGTGATGAGAAACCCCCGGCTTTGAACCAGCCAGCCGGGAGTGATATGCTCCACCGGGATCTTACCGGTGACCCGTTCATAAAAGGACGGATAATCCACGATTTTGATTCCCATCAGTTTGCAGGACACCAGCTTGTCTGTCTCCAGATTGCCCCGTCTTTCCGTCAGGGCGATGACAATCATGTTGGTGCGGGTTTGCCGGGATAGGGTGACAATATCGTCAAATGATCCCAAAATTTTTGAAGCATCCACAGAAACAGGGTCCGTGGTTGTCTGGATGAATCCGGTCAAAACATATTTTCCAGACGACTTCTGAATCAGCGCTTCAACGGTTTCCGCCGTGGTCCCCGTACCGATGACCAGAATTTTTTCAGCGAAAAAATGGGCATCATTGGATTTGTGAAGCAGGCTCTGCCAGATGTTCTGCAATAGAAAAAACATCAGCATGGTTCCGGACAGATGCCAGAGGCTGGTGTCCGGATTCCGGGGAACTAACGCCAAAAGCAGAAAAGACAGAAACACAGCGACAAACGACCGGATCAACCGGTCCCGGAATATCCACTTGTCCGGCTGATACACCTCGCACAGGAAAGAAAAAAAAAGAACCACAGGGATGAACAAACCCGCCCATAAAGGTATGGTGGATAAATTCAGGGTATAATTGACAGCCGTCAACAGAATAATCAGGGCGACCAGAATATCTCCCGCCATCAAGACAATCCGGTTGTAAATAAGGCTTCCCCTGTCAAGTAGTCCCAATTGAAGATATCCTTGTTTGAGTGAAATTTGTGCTTGACTATATTCGGAAGTTTTTCCCCTGTCAAGGTACGATGAAAAAGCAGACATAAAATGTTTCATAAGGGCCTGTTCTCTGTGAATTTTTCATGCTATGGTAATAAAACAGACAAAGACAGACAAGGGAGTGAAATGGTGAAGCTTCGGATGTGGGTGACGATATTTTTTCTGATGGCAGGCCTGAATCTGTTGGTTTTTCCGGCAGAAGGGCAGGATGTTCAGGTGTTGGATGAAAATTTAATGACATTTGACCCCGGCACATTGAGCATGCTCGACAGCATTCTCGAACACAATAAACACCTGGAACAGCGGATCGTTGAAAAACAACAGGCCATTGAAGAAAGTACATCAGAAACGGAAAAAAACAATCTGGCAGCAGAGCTGGAGAGACTGGATAAAATGCTTTCGTCTTCCAGACAGGATTTTGAACGGATTGCGACCGGGGTGGATATCAGCCTGTTTACTGAAAAAAAAGAAGCGCCGTTTAACTGGAAAGATGAACTGGTCTCCCTGATCAAACCCGGGATCATGGAACTCAAGCAGGCAACCCAGAAAGCCCGGCAGAAAGCGGATCTTAAAGAAGAGCTGTCCAGATACCAGGAATTGAAACCGGTTGCCCATCAGGCCAATGAAAACCTGATGGCGTTGATTGCCAGAACGGAAGATGCCCGGTTGAAAGAGCGACTGGAAAAACTGGTCCCTGAATGGAAAGGACAGGAAAGGCAGCTTCTCAGCCGCCTGGAAATCACTCAGATGCAGCTGATGGAAATGGAATCGGAAGAAAAATCCATCCTTGAAACGTCTCAGAATTCCATCAAGCAGTTTTTCAAAACCCGGGGCCTGTTTTTGTTTGTTGCATTGATTGCCTGCATCGGGATCGTACTCTTGCTGAGAGTGGCCTATCTGTTTCTGATCAAACGGATACCTGGATATCAGTCCGTGTACCGGCCGTTTCATCTCCGGGCCATGGATCTGTTGTATCGGGTCGTCAGCGTTCTGTCTGCGTTACTGGCCGTGATTCTGGTGTTCTATCTGTTCGAGGACTGGGTGCTTTTGTCTCTGGCCATCATTTTCCTTCTGGGTCTTGCCTGGACCGTTAAAAACACCCTGCCCCGGTTTGTGCACCAGAGCCGGCTGATTCTGAATATCGGTGCCGTTCGGGAAGGGGAACGGCTGGTGTATCAGGGCGTGCCCTGGCTGGTGAAAAAAATCAATTTTTTCTCTGTGCTGGAAAACCCGGATATTGGGCAGACCCTGCGCCTGCCCATCGAGGAACTCATGGATCTGATCTCCCGGCCGTTTCAGAAGCATGAACCCTGGTTTCCCTGCCGGAAAAATGACTGGGTGATTCTGTCGGACGGCACCAGAGGGTGTGTCACCAGCCTGTCCCATGAAATGGTGGAGCTGGTGTTGCGGGGAGGCGCCAAAAAGGTCTACCAGACCTCGGATTTTCTGGGGATGAATCCCTTGAATCTGTCCGTGAATTTCAGGATCAAGATCGGGTTCGGTATTTCCTATAATCTTCAGTCCATTGCCACCGGCCGGGTCCTGGAAGTTCTGGACACCTATCTCCGGGAACGGCTGGTTGCGGAAGAATATGAAGATTCACTGCTCAATTTGAGAGTTGAATTCGCACAGGCGGGATCGTCCTCCCTGGATCTGGTGGTGATTGCGGACTTTGACGGCAAGATGGCCCCGCTGTACAACCGGATTTCCCGGGCTATCCAGCGCTGGTGCACGGATGCCTGTACCGCCAATGACTGGGAAATTCCTTTTCCTCAACTCACGGTTCACAAACCCGCGGCATAAAAAGGATAACAGCGTGAATATTCACTCTCATCTTCTGGGGGATCTTCTGGTGGGTATGGGAACCATTACTCAGGTTCAGCTGGACGAGGCACTTCAGACCCAGCAGCATTTTTTTGAAGATACTTTTCAATTGGAAATGGATCGGACGGAACTGGTTTCCGGCAGCCGGAAAAAAAATGTTTCACCGCCGCCCAAACTGGGTCAGATTCTTATGGAAAAAGGCTATGTCACTGAAGATCAGCTGATCCCGGCGTTGAAGACACAAAACCAGCAGATTGAAAACCTGAGCCGCCTGAGCAGTGAAAAACTGGCCAAAGCCCTGCAGGTGGGGTTTGTCATCAACTCCACCATCGATCTGGAAGAGGTGCTGAACCTGATCATGAAATATGCCAACATCGTCACTGATGCCGTGGCATCCACTCTGATGCTTTTGGATGAAAAAACCGGTGAACTGGTGTTCAGTGTTCCCACCGGCCCCAATGCCGAACATCTTAAAGATGTCCGCATTCCGCCCGGTGCGGGGGTGGCCGGATGGGTCGCGGAAAAGCAGACCTATCTGCTGGTGCCGGATACCCGGAAAGATGCCCGGTTCTATCCCCGGATCGACGATATGACCGGTATGGAAACCCGGTCGCTTCTGTGTGTCCCCATGAAATCCAAGCGCAAGCTCATCGGGGTCCTGGAAGTGATGAACAAAAAAGACAACTCTTTTTTTACGGAAGACGATGCATTGATTTTGAGCGTGTTTTCCCATCATGCCGCCATTGCCATTGAAAACGCCATGTTGTTCAATTCCATGAAAAACCGGCTGGAAAGAGAAAAGATGATTGAGCAGAAGATGGCGGAATCTGCCCGGCTTCAGGCCATCGGCACCCTGGCAGGGGGGATTGCCCATGATTTCAACAATATTTTAAGCGCCATCATGGGATATACTGAACTGGCCAGAATGGACAGTGACAAGCTGTCCAGACCCTACGCCAATTTGACCAAGATTCTGGCGGCATCCGAACGGGCCAGGGATCTGATCCATCAGATTTTGGCATTCAGCCGCCAGGTCGAGGTGGCAAAGCCCCGCCCGGTTCAGGTGAATATCATCGTCAAAGAAGCATTGAAGCTGCTTCAGGCATCATTTCCCAAAACCATCCGCATGGTTGAGGACCTTTCCTGTTCTTCCACCATCATGGGAGATGCCACCCAGATCCATCAGGTGGTCATGAACCTGTGTACCAACGCAGCCCAGGCGATGAAAGAAAAACAAAACGGGGTTTTGACGGTGAAACTCGAACCCGTGACCCTTCTTTCGCCTTGTGAAAAAAACCAGACAGTGCTTCCTTCTGGTTCATATCTTAAACTAGAGGTGGCAGACACCGGCAACGGCATGCCTTCCCATGTGATGGAGCGGATTTTCGAGCCGTTTTTCACCACAAAACCGAAAGGACAGGGGACGGGCATGGGGTTGTCGGTCGTGCATGGTATCGTCAAAAAACATGGCGGGGATATTCAGGTTCAAACCACCCCGGGTGAAGGTTCAATTTTCCGGGTGTTTTTTCCAGTGGCCCAACAGGGGGGACAACCGGCAGTAGAAAAGAAAAATCCGCAAAAGCTGCCCCGGGGCACGGAACATATTCTGGTGGTGGATGATGACATCATGCTGCTGGATGTCACCAAAAGAGGATTGAATTCCTTAGGATATCATGTGACCATTGAAACAAGCAGTCTGGAAGCGATCAGAAAATTCAAAGCCCACCCGGATGAATATGATCTGGTGATCACGGACATGTCCATGCCGGAAATGGACGGAGATGAAATGTGTCTGGCAATGAGAGCAATACGTTCAGATATTCCCATGATCATGTGTACCGGCTTCAGTGCACAGATGTCTGAAAATGTTGCACAAAAAAAAGGGTTTGAAGCATTTTTAATGAAGCCGGTGCAGTTGGGGGATCTGGCACGGGTGGTGCGCCGGATACTGGATACGGAGCCAGGAGCCGTCTGACATTTTCAGGAACTGAATGACAGCACTGAAACAACAAATCCCATCCGCATCCAGTTGTCAAAAGTCCGTGGGATCCGGCCCTTCATCTTGTTTCTTCATCAGCCAGGGCCTGGATCATTTTTTGTATTTCAGCCACATGCTTTTTTTCTTGGGCAACGATTTTTTCCAGCCCGGCCAACACATCGGGTTCCTGAATAAACGTCTGAAGACATTCATAAAACAAAATGGTATCATTTTCAAATGATACAAAGATTTCAAGCAAAGCCCGGGCCGACCCGACTTGGGAAAAATTCACATCATCCAGGGACAGGGCTTTGTCGCCCATCATCTCTTTGATGACATCCGGGAGCATGGTTTCCAGATCGGTCTGGTGAGTTTCAGGCACCCAGTGATGTTTTTTGTTTTCAAACCACTGGCAATGATCGGCTTCTTCATCGGCCATCCATTGCAAAAATGATTGAAGTTTTTTTTCTTTTACCTGTTTTTTTGCCGCCAGATACCGGGCCTCACCGTTTTTTTCCATTCTGACGGCAATGTCGATCAAATCATTGACAGTAAACATCCGTGGCCTTTGAAATACAAAATCAGTTTTAAGTGAAAGATCGTTCAAACAGGTCTGCCAGAGCGGTTTTGGCATCTTCGGTCAGGTTTCGTGTGCCCGTGCCGGCAAAATTTTTATGGGTGATCACCGGCGTCACCTTGTGCCAGCCATTGTCTACCCAGGAGAACCATCCTTTGCGATCCTGTTCATAGACAAACAGGGGCCGGTTGAACAGTTTTCCCAGCTCCACACCCCAGCCCGTGCCCCCTTTGACGGTATTGTCCGGCAGAATCCATCCCACGACAAATATCTGGTATCCATTGTTGACCATATGAAAAATGGACTGGATGACTTTGCGGATTTTGTCGACTTTTGAAAAGGACCGACCCATGCGGGTGGATACGATGTCCATACTGACATCTCCTTTTTTCAGTTCATCGGCGGTCAGAACCCGGATCCCGTTCTGCCTTTCGGGTTTATGCCCTTCAAAAGAAAAATTGATCTCCTTGATTCCATATTGTTCCGCCAGCCGGCCGAACTCGGCTTCCGCACCCCGGTGACCGCCGCTGTACAACGTAAATTGCGATGCATCATTCATCAAAACGACTCCTTAAATTAATAATAATCTGTTTAATTGATACTGGAAAACTGTCCGGGTTTTGAGCTGTCTATACTTATGATCCACAAATCATATAAGAAATTTTGCCACAAATCAACCTAATGGTTTCAACCCAGCCAAATCTTGAGTTGAAAAAACCGGATCGGCCTGATATAGGGGGACAGTATATTCAACAATGGCATGGGGCTTTATCATCGAGGTTGTTCTGTGAAATCAAAAGCGCTTGAGGCAAATCTTTCCGACACCCGGGTGGAAGTCTCTGTCCATGAGAGATACCGGGTACTTCTCGATATTTTTGACGGATATGTCGGCATTTTGAACCGGTTGGAAATTTTTCTCAAAGAGCTTTCCCATCCCTATCGGAACTGGACGTTTATTGTCAGTGAAGCCCGGCATTTTTCCCTTCATTATTTTTACCTGTATCGATCCCATGAAAAAGGGATCGCCGCCCTGAACCTGTATTCGGATATTTTTCTGTCCGCATTTGAACAAAGCATTGACAAGTCGGTCCGAACATCATCTTCAGACAATCTGATGCTGTTTTTTTTGCATATGATCAAAGAATCCGGGGACCGGCTGATGGATTTTCTTCCGGTGCTGGAAGATAAACTCAATCGGATTTCCGGATATGATGATCCGGCGTTTTTTTATTTTGTGCACACCTATTACCCGCCGGATAAACTGACGCGTCAGCTTCTGGATCAAGTGGAAACATATGACATTTTTAAAACCGGGACCCGTTTCTTTGGCCGGCTCAACCGGCTCCTGGTCCGGTTCTACAGCACCTCGTTTTCTTATTGGCTGAATCAGGATGACCCCGTGACATGGATGCAGGAGAATATTGATGAATGGCGGCTCAATCCCGAACTCGAAGATGTGTTTGATCAGATTTCCCACGGGCGTGTCACTGCCTGGCATCGTCAGCTGGCAGATCTGTGTCGCCGTCGGGATGCAGATTCCATTGAACTGACCCGGGAACTCATCCGGTTCACAGGGTTCCGGGAGTTTGTGAACCGGTTCAAGACGGTGAGCCGGCAGATCGTTATCCATTGCAGTGATGACACCTATGGCCGTCACCTCAAACTGACTTTTTTGTTTTACGCCATCCATGTGCCCGGACTGTTCATGATACACAAGGATTGTCTTCATGAGATCAACCAGACATTGACCCGGCTTATCGGGGATGATGATTTCAAGAAAAATATCCCCATTGTCAACCAGACGTTTTCGCTGTTCAGAGAGCACAAGGGACGGTATCCCGAGACCCTGTTGGACTGTATCTACAAAATCGGCGAAGCCGTCTATAAAACCGGTGATGTGGAGCTCATCAACCATTTCATTGACCGGGTGGTGAACCACGGATTCCAGTTTCCCATGATCCAGGGCACGGGAGAGGACTGGCAGATCAAGGGGAATACCGCCCATGTGAAAAATATCCGGGTGTTTTTAAGTCTGATCGGACAGCAGCCCAAAAAATCCAAGCGCCTGCTGTCCGCTTTGATTATCTATCTGTCCATCGGCGGGGTGTTCATCAAGGACACGGATCTGTTTCCCCGGGATATCACCCGGTTTCTCAACGCGGACATCGAAGGGGTGTACAATCTGGTCAAGCAGCTGGCCCGTCTGCTGCCGGCGTTTTTCAATGAAATCGGGGCCGAAGGTCAGCTGCGGGATATCTCCACGGATCTGGATGAAGCCTGCCACCGCCGGGACCGGCTGATTCATTTTCTGCGCAAGCAGTGCCATGTGGAAAGTTCCAGCCGGATTGTGGCGTTTATTCAGCAGGTCATGATTTTCTGGAAAACAAAGGACAAGACCCCGCTGGAACCTTTTGTGCCGCCTTCCATTTATGATGAGATCCGGTCTTCCGGCCGGTTTGTGGATGGCCCCGGTAAAATCATGCAGTATCTGGAAACCAAAAAACTGTATCACCCCCGGGATTTTCTCATGTACCGCCAGGAAGCCCTGGACCAGATTGTAAACGAGGTCGAAGACGTGACGGATCTGGACCGGCAGCGGGTCCGGCTGATGCTGCGGTTTTACCGGCTGCTCAATGAAAAATACGGGGTGGATCACCTGGAAATCAAATCCTATCTGGCCAATTTCAAGACCGACTATATGCCCGAACCCCGGCGGCTGGCAGCGGCTCTGGATGAAACGCATCTGGAAACCAAAATCGGTCTTCTCCTCGAGTATATGGCAGACCTCAAAAAGATGATTGTTTCAGACAACACCTATGAACCCAATGAAGCCATTTATCACAAGCGCCATTTTGCCGTGGACATCCCGTCCATGTACGGCAGTTACAATGAACCCAAATTTGATGCTTTAGGCTTGACCCTGCGCGTTGAAAGCATTGTCAATGTCCTGTTTGAAGATTTGATCAACAGTATTGATCTGCGGCTGATCACCAAACCCACGTTTGTGCGGATTTTTTCGGTGCTGACCCTGTTTCGCAACGCATTGAGCCTGGATGGTATCGTGTCCAACAAGCTGGATATCCAGATGGAGTTTCTCAAGTACTCGGTGAACATCACCACATGTTCCTTTACCCAGTATCTGGATATTTTCAAAGGATTTGTGCGGGCTGTGGCAGATATTATCAACGATTATTTTCACACCATTCATTCGGCCAATCTGGTTCAGATTGAAGCCCGCATCGGCAAAGAACAGATTCAAAAAAAATATCTGCCCGGATTTATTCCGGAACAGGGGAAACTGGATAAAAAAACCGCCAGAAAACTGGATCAGCGGGCCGCAGATATTTTTTTCCGGGATCGTATTGCCACGTCTTTAGGGCTTCAGCAGCTGGATGTTTTTTTAAACCGGATCCTGCACACCCTGTTCCGGCAGTCGGAAAAACTGTCCCAGGATGAATTGAGTGTGCTGCTTAATTATGACCCCAAGTGCGCCGTGACCTCCATCAGTGATGAGCAGGTGGCAAACCAGAACATCATTTTTCTGGGAAACAAAGGGTGGAACCTGATGCGTCTTAAAAAGATCGGGGTCCAGGTGCCCGAAGGGTTCATCATCACCACGGAAGTGTTCCGGTGTCTGAATCTCATCGATACCTACACGCCGGCATCGGTCAATTTCAAACAGCGGGTGGTCCATATGATGTCCCGTTTAGAGCAGCAGACCGGACAGGTGCTGGGGGACCCTGAAAGACCGCTGCTTTTGTCGGTACGTTCCGGGGCGTCTATTTCCCAGCCCGGCATGATGGATTCTTTTCTGAATGTGGGGATCAATGAAGAGATTGCCGATGCCATTGCCCAGAAAACCGGCAATCCCTGGTTTGCCTGGGACAGTTTTCGCCGGTTTCTTCAGCAGTACGGCATGACGTTCGGCATTCACCGGGATGAATTCGATCAGATCATTGCGGTCCATAAAAAACAGGCAGGCATCGATTTCAAGCGCCATTTCACCGGCCCTCAGATGAAGGCTGTGGCCATGGCCTACAAAAATCAATTGCTGCTCAAAGGAATCACCCTGGTGGAATCCCCTGTGGACCAGCTTTTTCTGGCCATTCACAAAGTATTTTCTTCCTGGAATTCCAAGCGGGCCATTGATTACCGCCGGATCATGGGGATTTCCGATGACTGGGGCACCGCCGTCACGGTCCAGGCCATGGTGTTCGGAAACCGGTCCCGGCAGTCCGGATCCGGGGTGGCTTTCAGCCACAGTCCGAAACTGCCCGGAGATGCCATCCGGCTGTGGGGGGATTTTACCATCGGCAACCAGGGCGAGGATGTGGTGGCCGGTCTGGTGAGCACTTTGCCCATATCGGAAATGCAGC belongs to Desulfotignum balticum DSM 7044 and includes:
- a CDS encoding PEP/pyruvate-binding domain-containing protein, with protein sequence MKSKALEANLSDTRVEVSVHERYRVLLDIFDGYVGILNRLEIFLKELSHPYRNWTFIVSEARHFSLHYFYLYRSHEKGIAALNLYSDIFLSAFEQSIDKSVRTSSSDNLMLFFLHMIKESGDRLMDFLPVLEDKLNRISGYDDPAFFYFVHTYYPPDKLTRQLLDQVETYDIFKTGTRFFGRLNRLLVRFYSTSFSYWLNQDDPVTWMQENIDEWRLNPELEDVFDQISHGRVTAWHRQLADLCRRRDADSIELTRELIRFTGFREFVNRFKTVSRQIVIHCSDDTYGRHLKLTFLFYAIHVPGLFMIHKDCLHEINQTLTRLIGDDDFKKNIPIVNQTFSLFREHKGRYPETLLDCIYKIGEAVYKTGDVELINHFIDRVVNHGFQFPMIQGTGEDWQIKGNTAHVKNIRVFLSLIGQQPKKSKRLLSALIIYLSIGGVFIKDTDLFPRDITRFLNADIEGVYNLVKQLARLLPAFFNEIGAEGQLRDISTDLDEACHRRDRLIHFLRKQCHVESSSRIVAFIQQVMIFWKTKDKTPLEPFVPPSIYDEIRSSGRFVDGPGKIMQYLETKKLYHPRDFLMYRQEALDQIVNEVEDVTDLDRQRVRLMLRFYRLLNEKYGVDHLEIKSYLANFKTDYMPEPRRLAAALDETHLETKIGLLLEYMADLKKMIVSDNTYEPNEAIYHKRHFAVDIPSMYGSYNEPKFDALGLTLRVESIVNVLFEDLINSIDLRLITKPTFVRIFSVLTLFRNALSLDGIVSNKLDIQMEFLKYSVNITTCSFTQYLDIFKGFVRAVADIINDYFHTIHSANLVQIEARIGKEQIQKKYLPGFIPEQGKLDKKTARKLDQRAADIFFRDRIATSLGLQQLDVFLNRILHTLFRQSEKLSQDELSVLLNYDPKCAVTSISDEQVANQNIIFLGNKGWNLMRLKKIGVQVPEGFIITTEVFRCLNLIDTYTPASVNFKQRVVHMMSRLEQQTGQVLGDPERPLLLSVRSGASISQPGMMDSFLNVGINEEIADAIAQKTGNPWFAWDSFRRFLQQYGMTFGIHRDEFDQIIAVHKKQAGIDFKRHFTGPQMKAVAMAYKNQLLLKGITLVESPVDQLFLAIHKVFSSWNSKRAIDYRRIMGISDDWGTAVTVQAMVFGNRSRQSGSGVAFSHSPKLPGDAIRLWGDFTIGNQGEDVVAGLVSTLPISEMQRELERRDTRISLEKAFPRVYDQLKNTIQMLIYKRRWNPQEIEFTFEGPEPEDLYILQARDLSLGDRKKLPAFTADDDRLKAAFLGQGTGVSGGAMSGRIVFTLKEIDAFRRQDPDAHLILLRNDTVPDDILEIDAADGLLTAKGGLTSHAAVVAYNLGKTCVVGCENLVCNEADKSCHLAGRELNAGDYISIDGNKGVVFEGEINVNYS
- a CDS encoding ATP-binding protein; translated protein: MNIHSHLLGDLLVGMGTITQVQLDEALQTQQHFFEDTFQLEMDRTELVSGSRKKNVSPPPKLGQILMEKGYVTEDQLIPALKTQNQQIENLSRLSSEKLAKALQVGFVINSTIDLEEVLNLIMKYANIVTDAVASTLMLLDEKTGELVFSVPTGPNAEHLKDVRIPPGAGVAGWVAEKQTYLLVPDTRKDARFYPRIDDMTGMETRSLLCVPMKSKRKLIGVLEVMNKKDNSFFTEDDALILSVFSHHAAIAIENAMLFNSMKNRLEREKMIEQKMAESARLQAIGTLAGGIAHDFNNILSAIMGYTELARMDSDKLSRPYANLTKILAASERARDLIHQILAFSRQVEVAKPRPVQVNIIVKEALKLLQASFPKTIRMVEDLSCSSTIMGDATQIHQVVMNLCTNAAQAMKEKQNGVLTVKLEPVTLLSPCEKNQTVLPSGSYLKLEVADTGNGMPSHVMERIFEPFFTTKPKGQGTGMGLSVVHGIVKKHGGDIQVQTTPGEGSIFRVFFPVAQQGGQPAVEKKNPQKLPRGTEHILVVDDDIMLLDVTKRGLNSLGYHVTIETSSLEAIRKFKAHPDEYDLVITDMSMPEMDGDEMCLAMRAIRSDIPMIMCTGFSAQMSENVAQKKGFEAFLMKPVQLGDLARVVRRILDTEPGAV
- a CDS encoding TIGR03013 family XrtA/PEP-CTERM system glycosyltransferase, which encodes MGLLDRGSLIYNRIVLMAGDILVALIILLTAVNYTLNLSTIPLWAGLFIPVVLFFSFLCEVYQPDKWIFRDRLIRSFVAVFLSFLLLALVPRNPDTSLWHLSGTMLMFFLLQNIWQSLLHKSNDAHFFAEKILVIGTGTTAETVEALIQKSSGKYVLTGFIQTTTDPVSVDASKILGSFDDIVTLSRQTRTNMIVIALTERRGNLETDKLVSCKLMGIKIVDYPSFYERVTGKIPVEHITPGWLVQSRGFLITPFIRLLKKMLDLVFASILLILSLPIFPMIALAIKLDSPGPIFYFQKRVGLYGKLFTIYKFRSMHVPPDDVSSAAWASENDPRITRIGKLIRRTRLDELPQLINVLKGDMSFIGPRPEQPEFVAQISRVAPYYPQRHAIKPGITGWAQVMYPYGASIGDAVEKLRYDLYYINNLSLFLELYILFETIKILLFRRGGR
- a CDS encoding ferritin family protein is translated as MFTVNDLIDIAVRMEKNGEARYLAAKKQVKEKKLQSFLQWMADEEADHCQWFENKKHHWVPETHQTDLETMLPDVIKEMMGDKALSLDDVNFSQVGSARALLEIFVSFENDTILFYECLQTFIQEPDVLAGLEKIVAQEKKHVAEIQKMIQALADEETR
- a CDS encoding mechanosensitive ion channel family protein, yielding MTFDPGTLSMLDSILEHNKHLEQRIVEKQQAIEESTSETEKNNLAAELERLDKMLSSSRQDFERIATGVDISLFTEKKEAPFNWKDELVSLIKPGIMELKQATQKARQKADLKEELSRYQELKPVAHQANENLMALIARTEDARLKERLEKLVPEWKGQERQLLSRLEITQMQLMEMESEEKSILETSQNSIKQFFKTRGLFLFVALIACIGIVLLLRVAYLFLIKRIPGYQSVYRPFHLRAMDLLYRVVSVLSALLAVILVFYLFEDWVLLSLAIIFLLGLAWTVKNTLPRFVHQSRLILNIGAVREGERLVYQGVPWLVKKINFFSVLENPDIGQTLRLPIEELMDLISRPFQKHEPWFPCRKNDWVILSDGTRGCVTSLSHEMVELVLRGGAKKVYQTSDFLGMNPLNLSVNFRIKIGFGISYNLQSIATGRVLEVLDTYLRERLVAEEYEDSLLNLRVEFAQAGSSSLDLVVIADFDGKMAPLYNRISRAIQRWCTDACTANDWEIPFPQLTVHKPAA